The following DNA comes from Cylindrospermopsis curvispora GIHE-G1.
TTAAGTTTCCTATATTGATAGTATCAACACTTTCAAAAAGGAACTGACTGCAATGTTTAACTTAATTATTCTTTCCGGTCTTGCTACTATGCTCCGCGAGCATATCACATTAGAAATTTATTGCTTGCCTATAGAGCAGTTTGATTACGCTATAGCATCAAATTTAATCGCATTAGAAGACATTAACTACCCAGAAATACCTTGGGATGAGTTCTAGTTCATACTGGAGGTGCTTACACACCTCCCATTTCTCCTTTTTGGGGTAGTATGGAGGGCGTTCTTTCCGCAACAGATATACTTTCTAAACCAAAATTTAGTTTAATCTTTTCTGCTTATGCACTATAAGAAAGACTTTGCTCTTGTGAGTTTGGAATTTATAAGTTAGAATTTAATAACTTTCTTTAGAAAGTGTTGATACTACAGCTACTCAATGGGTGGCTGTTTTTTTGTTAGTATTTTATCTGCTTTACCACAGGTCTTTAACATCTCCAAACGACCTTTTTCTGGGCTTTTTATGTCCTAACCCCTTGACAGTAGCTGCGCTGGAGGCTATAATAGCAGTATTTGTATAAAAGTAAGATACTATGCCAGAAGAGACTAAAGCTAAAACATTAAAATCACCCTACAAAAAAGACAAAGAAAGCCTACAGAATTACATCCGGCAGTTATTAGAGGCTGGTTTAAATAATTGCCAGATAGGTAAGTTAGTTGGTAAACACTCTAGCACAATTGGGGACTACCGCGACAGAATGGGATTAACCCAAAATAAATTCGACCACACTACTAGGGAGAAGGTGCGAGAGTTATATAACTCTGGCATGGCTAAGGCAGCGATCGCCAGGGAACTGGGTATCTCCCGCCAGAGGGTATCCGAACTCGTTAGGGACTACATAGCCGCTCAGATCAATGAACGAAGCAATAATTTATCTATTTAGACTTTAGAACACAGTTCCGCACCTGATTTTTATTATAATTAACGCATAGACAAGACAAGACAATTATATATTAGTATAACGTGTAAAAGATTTCGTCTGATGCACAAGACATTAGTTTTACTTCTGTCCAGTAAACTTACGTGTATGAGTCAGTAAAATAGTGATTAAATAGATTGATGTTTATGTAAACCATGCTATGTGAATACGACCAAAGTGGCTTGGCCAAGAGAGTTGCTCTAGCATTTGATGAAGATGCAGCCTTGACCGACCTTGACACTCTCTGGGTAGCGCAGACTGGTGGATCGGTAGTAATAAAGGGCAGTGTTCCCAGCCAGGAAATCCTCGATCAACTGATCACCGTGGCCAGCGGTGTGTTTGGTGCAACTGACGTCAGTATTGATCAGGTAACTGTCGGCTAGTAATCTCTAGGAAAAGCACTTTCCTCCTATTCTCGATAAGTGCTTTTTCTTTGTCGTGTAGCTGAACTGGCCTAGTAGCAGATCCAAGAAAAGCCTGGGTTTGGAGTTTTTCTAACCACTTGCGAATCACAAGAAAATCGCCGAAAGGCACGGAAGCCACTTGGCTTTAGACAGGAAGTGCCAACGGCCTTACTGGGTGACAAGGGGGTTGAAGATGAGATGTGGCAATAATTTGAGAAAATAAGGGGGTAAAAAAATAGGGGCAAGGGAGCCCCAAAACAACAAAATGTTACCACAATCATATCACAAAATTTTCCGAAAGCATTTGAGTGAACAGCAGTATTTGACACTGGAGATATTGTTATTATTGATACAAGCTTATCGCCAAGTAAAACTGTCAAAATTGGCGAGTTTGTTTCCCCAACCAATTAAATATGAAAGCAGGAAACGTAATTTACAAAGATTTTTAGGAATAAATAAACTCTGCGTAAAATTATTATGGTTTCCCTTGATAAAATATTGGATTAGACAATCGTTAACACCACAACAATTGAATCGAGAACAGCGCCGCTATTTTCATAAAAAACAATATCAAAAATATGGTTACTGAATGGTAGCACTGGATAGAACAAAGTGGAAAGGACGGAATATATTTATGGTGACATTGGTATGGGGTACTCATGCCTTACCACTATATTGGGAAACATTAAATCATGTAGGAAATAGTAACTTATCAACCCAAAAAAGATTGATAAAGACAGCAATAAAGTTGTTAAAAAAATGTCGAATTGTGGTGTTGGCAGATAGAGAATTTCATAGTGCAAAACTGGCTAAGTGGCTTGATGAGCAAGGAGTTTACTTTGCTTTACGTCAGAAAAAAGACCTTCATTTTCAAGAAGAAATAGGACTTGAATATCAAGTTCTTAAAAACCAAGGATTTAAGCCGGGGA
Coding sequences within:
- a CDS encoding helix-turn-helix domain-containing protein, with translation MPEETKAKTLKSPYKKDKESLQNYIRQLLEAGLNNCQIGKLVGKHSSTIGDYRDRMGLTQNKFDHTTREKVRELYNSGMAKAAIARELGISRQRVSELVRDYIAAQINERSNNLSI